From the genome of Bacteroides sp. MSB163, one region includes:
- a CDS encoding alginate lyase family protein, producing MKKVGMLFLGICSFLAISCTSDKDGKDFVKCVLKQGILERAAMNIKEEPVTVTAFIAERSAGDIHDFYSEGDYWWPDTLNPDGPYVRRDGETNPDNFVAHRHAMIRFSSIVGNLTSAYLLTQDKEYVDAILAHVRAWFVNESTKMNPNLQYAQAIKGIATGRGIGIIDTVHLMEVAQSLWQLEKLGVLSKDDIKSTKQWFADYLKWMFTHQYGIDEMNAKNNHGTCWVMQAAVFARYAGDKDMMDFCKQRYKEVLLPKQMAEDGSFPLETARTKPYGYSLFNLDAMATICQTLSDKNDNLWIYTAEGGKNMEKGINFIYPYVIDKERWNYTKDVMYWDEWPVAHPFLIFGALQIHNKNWQSAWEKLEHFPVTDEVVRNLPVRNPLIWI from the coding sequence ATGAAAAAGGTAGGTATGTTATTTTTAGGGATCTGTTCTTTTCTGGCTATTTCGTGTACATCGGATAAAGACGGTAAAGATTTTGTGAAGTGCGTTTTAAAGCAGGGTATACTGGAACGTGCCGCTATGAATATAAAGGAGGAGCCGGTAACGGTTACCGCCTTTATAGCGGAACGAAGTGCAGGGGATATACATGATTTTTATTCGGAGGGTGATTATTGGTGGCCGGATACTTTGAACCCTGACGGACCTTATGTGCGTCGGGATGGTGAGACCAATCCGGATAATTTTGTAGCGCATCGTCATGCTATGATACGTTTTAGTTCAATCGTAGGTAATCTGACCTCTGCTTATTTATTGACTCAGGATAAAGAATATGTAGATGCGATACTGGCGCATGTGCGTGCCTGGTTTGTGAATGAGTCTACGAAAATGAATCCTAACTTGCAGTATGCGCAAGCTATTAAGGGAATTGCTACAGGACGTGGTATTGGCATCATTGATACGGTGCATCTTATGGAAGTAGCCCAATCGTTATGGCAGTTAGAAAAGCTTGGAGTATTGTCTAAGGATGATATAAAGTCTACTAAACAGTGGTTTGCTGATTATTTGAAATGGATGTTCACACATCAGTATGGCATAGACGAGATGAATGCTAAGAATAATCATGGTACCTGTTGGGTGATGCAGGCTGCTGTATTTGCCCGTTATGCCGGTGATAAGGATATGATGGATTTTTGTAAGCAGCGTTATAAAGAAGTACTTTTACCTAAGCAGATGGCAGAAGACGGAAGTTTTCCGTTAGAGACAGCGCGTACAAAACCTTATGGTTATTCTTTATTTAATCTGGATGCCATGGCAACAATATGCCAGACGCTTTCGGATAAGAATGATAATTTATGGATTTATACGGCAGAGGGAGGTAAGAATATGGAGAAAGGTATTAATTTTATCTATCCTTATGTCATTGATAAAGAAAGATGGAATTATACGAAAGATGTAATGTATTGGGATGAATGGCCGGTAGCACATCCTTTCCTGATATTCGGTGCGTTACAGATTCATAATAAAAACTGGCAGTCAGCATGGGAGAAGTTAGAGCATTTCCCTGTAACCGATGAAGTGGTGCGTAATCTGCCTGTACGTAATCCGTTGATTTGGATTTAA
- a CDS encoding glycoside hydrolase family 88 protein, translating to MKFKTGLVSLLVVCGACSQATKETDVVKDSFDFAGQQLKYAFTQIDSAKASMPEEQLKRKPVSPRTIEDNGALRLVASRDWTSGFFPGELWYMYEYTQDDFWKKQAQAFTANIEDQKTNGGTHDMGFKMYCSFGNGYRLTNDANYKDILLESAATLITRYKPTIGCIRSWDHSRDKWQCPVIIDNMMNLELLYWAFKETGDSVYYNIANTHARTTMKNHFRDNYSSYHVIDYDTITGDVLHKHTHQGYNHESAWSRGQAWGLYGYTMCYRETKLPEFLSQAENIANYIFTNPTMPEDKVAYWDFDAPGIPNEPRDASAAAVMACAMYELSMYNLEKAALYKKWADTIVESLSKNYRAQLDGDRGFLLLHSTGAHNFERDVPLVYADYYFLEALLKKAKLEKEGTAIL from the coding sequence ATGAAATTTAAAACAGGATTAGTATCGTTATTGGTCGTATGTGGAGCATGCAGCCAAGCGACAAAAGAAACGGATGTCGTAAAAGACAGTTTTGATTTTGCCGGACAGCAGTTGAAGTATGCATTTACGCAAATAGATTCTGCTAAAGCAAGCATGCCGGAGGAACAACTGAAAAGGAAGCCGGTTTCTCCCCGCACGATAGAAGATAACGGTGCCTTGCGCCTGGTAGCATCAAGAGACTGGACCAGTGGTTTCTTTCCCGGTGAATTGTGGTATATGTATGAGTATACACAAGATGATTTCTGGAAGAAGCAGGCACAGGCGTTTACTGCTAATATAGAAGACCAGAAAACGAATGGTGGAACGCATGACATGGGATTCAAAATGTACTGTAGCTTTGGTAATGGTTATCGCCTGACCAATGATGCGAACTACAAAGATATTCTGCTGGAATCTGCAGCCACATTGATTACCCGCTATAAGCCTACAATTGGTTGTATCCGTTCTTGGGATCACAGTCGGGACAAGTGGCAATGTCCGGTTATTATTGATAATATGATGAACCTTGAATTGCTGTATTGGGCATTTAAGGAAACCGGCGACTCCGTGTATTATAACATTGCGAATACACATGCCCGCACTACAATGAAAAATCATTTCCGCGATAATTATAGCTCTTATCATGTAATCGATTATGATACAATCACCGGCGACGTACTTCATAAGCATACGCACCAGGGATACAATCACGAATCTGCCTGGTCAAGAGGTCAGGCATGGGGTTTGTATGGCTATACCATGTGTTATCGTGAAACGAAACTTCCGGAATTCTTGTCGCAGGCTGAGAATATAGCCAATTACATCTTTACCAATCCTACCATGCCGGAAGATAAGGTTGCATATTGGGACTTTGATGCTCCGGGTATTCCGAACGAACCGAGAGATGCTTCTGCTGCCGCAGTGATGGCTTGTGCCATGTACGAATTGTCCATGTACAATCTGGAGAAAGCAGCGTTATACAAGAAATGGGCGGATACGATTGTTGAGAGTTTAAGCAAGAACTATCGTGCGCAATTGGATGGTGATCGTGGATTTTTACTCTTGCACAGCACAGGTGCGCACAACTTTGAGAGAGATGTGCCTTTGGTTTATGCAGACTATTACTTCCTGGAAGCTTTGCTTAAGAAAGCTAAATTAGAGAAAGAAGGTACGGCTATTCTGTAA
- a CDS encoding glycoside hydrolase family 2 protein, whose amino-acid sequence MRRIIALLVMSCFVAGTFAKVPVMGNKIRLTDNWEFLRQDVGNIWELVRPVKKGQPEEQPIWTKVTLPHCFNAEDAVDPDLNYYQGPGWYKTRLKLDNPYPNGRVVLEFEGAGQKTEVYVYMTKVGSHVGGYDSWNVDITDAVRTFLASKEAERFGGEIPLSIRCDNTRDAEMIPSDLSDFNLYGGIYRYLNLVYLPEVSVASLRIEPALDAKLKKGMLKVSGTFYNPADVREALVEVTVKNAKGEVVSTRTLDKITPLGDLDMLGIQIDKPQLWDVDHPVLYTCEVTVTANGQKMTASERFGFRSFEFIDKGPFMLNGKRLLLRGTHRHEDHAGVAAAMTEEQMIQEMKMMKEMGVNFIRLGHYQQSEIILNLCDELGILVWEEIPWCRGGVGNETYRGQAKRMLTNMITQHYNHPSVIIWGLGNENDWPNDFPEFEQREIRSLMSELNALAHHLDAERKTAIRRCAFCSDIVDVYSPSIWAGWYRGVYTDYQQMSKEEMEKVKHFLHVEWGGDSHAGRHAEATAPIRKEGESDGDAALNGSALVLKKGDWSESYIVKLIDWHLKEQENMPWLTGAAYWPFKDFSTPVRPDNPVPYMNQKGVVERDFTKKESYYVFQSYWTEKPMVHIYGHGWPVRWGDADEEKEVLVYSNCPSVELFVNGQSQGIRKRNSQDFPAAGLRWNVKLAKGQNTLRAVAAGKEVLADELSFEYQTEKWGKEHAFRVTSTSKEDGIVEVEAQLVDSNGIRCLDSRVFVSFDIAGDGELIQNQGTAIGSRKVQARNGRAQIQVRTQGGTSCVAVKADKVQTSFITVQ is encoded by the coding sequence ATGAGACGTATAATTGCATTGTTAGTGATGAGTTGCTTTGTTGCAGGTACCTTTGCGAAGGTACCTGTGATGGGCAATAAGATCCGGTTAACGGATAACTGGGAGTTTCTCCGTCAGGATGTGGGCAATATCTGGGAACTGGTACGCCCTGTAAAGAAAGGCCAGCCGGAAGAGCAACCTATATGGACAAAAGTTACGTTGCCCCATTGCTTTAATGCGGAGGATGCTGTCGATCCGGATTTGAATTACTATCAGGGGCCGGGGTGGTATAAAACACGCCTGAAGCTGGATAATCCATATCCTAACGGACGGGTGGTATTGGAATTCGAAGGAGCGGGACAGAAGACGGAGGTATATGTTTATATGACCAAAGTGGGGAGTCATGTCGGTGGATATGATAGTTGGAATGTAGATATAACAGATGCCGTGCGAACTTTTCTGGCAAGCAAAGAAGCTGAACGTTTTGGAGGTGAAATTCCATTGAGTATTCGTTGTGATAATACCCGGGATGCTGAAATGATACCTTCGGATTTATCGGACTTCAATTTGTATGGCGGCATTTACCGTTATCTGAATCTGGTGTATCTTCCGGAAGTCTCCGTGGCGTCTCTCCGGATAGAACCGGCATTGGACGCTAAATTGAAAAAGGGGATGTTAAAGGTATCCGGTACATTCTATAATCCTGCGGATGTGCGTGAAGCACTGGTGGAAGTTACTGTGAAGAATGCTAAAGGTGAAGTGGTATCTACCCGTACGCTGGATAAAATAACTCCGTTGGGAGATTTGGATATGTTGGGTATTCAGATTGATAAACCACAACTTTGGGATGTAGATCATCCGGTATTATATACTTGCGAGGTTACTGTAACTGCCAATGGACAGAAAATGACAGCGAGTGAACGTTTCGGTTTCCGTTCTTTTGAGTTTATAGATAAGGGGCCTTTCATGCTGAATGGAAAGCGCCTCTTGTTGCGGGGAACACACCGGCACGAGGATCATGCAGGAGTAGCTGCTGCCATGACCGAGGAGCAGATGATACAAGAAATGAAAATGATGAAAGAGATGGGGGTGAATTTCATCCGTCTGGGACATTATCAGCAATCTGAAATCATTTTGAATCTTTGTGATGAACTGGGTATTCTGGTTTGGGAAGAAATTCCCTGGTGCCGTGGTGGTGTGGGCAATGAAACTTATCGCGGACAAGCGAAACGTATGTTGACGAATATGATAACCCAGCACTATAACCACCCTTCAGTGATAATCTGGGGATTGGGTAATGAGAATGACTGGCCGAATGACTTTCCTGAATTTGAACAACGCGAGATACGGAGCCTGATGAGTGAGTTGAATGCACTGGCACATCATCTTGATGCCGAACGCAAGACGGCAATTCGCCGTTGTGCATTCTGTAGCGATATTGTAGATGTATATTCTCCTTCTATCTGGGCCGGTTGGTATCGTGGGGTTTATACAGATTATCAGCAGATGTCCAAAGAAGAAATGGAGAAGGTGAAACATTTTCTGCATGTAGAGTGGGGTGGTGATAGCCATGCCGGACGTCATGCGGAGGCTACTGCTCCTATACGAAAAGAAGGTGAAAGTGATGGCGATGCAGCTCTGAACGGTTCGGCTCTGGTGTTGAAGAAAGGAGACTGGTCGGAAAGTTATATCGTTAAGTTGATAGATTGGCATTTGAAGGAACAGGAGAATATGCCTTGGCTGACCGGTGCTGCTTATTGGCCGTTTAAGGACTTTTCCACACCGGTGCGTCCGGATAATCCGGTACCATATATGAATCAGAAAGGAGTGGTGGAACGTGACTTTACGAAAAAGGAAAGCTATTACGTATTCCAATCCTATTGGACAGAAAAGCCTATGGTGCATATCTATGGGCATGGTTGGCCTGTGAGATGGGGAGATGCCGATGAAGAAAAAGAGGTTTTGGTTTACTCTAACTGTCCATCGGTGGAACTGTTTGTGAACGGACAAAGCCAGGGGATACGCAAGCGTAATAGTCAGGATTTTCCCGCAGCGGGTTTGCGCTGGAATGTGAAGCTTGCTAAGGGGCAGAATACATTGCGTGCAGTGGCTGCTGGAAAAGAAGTTCTTGCTGATGAATTGAGCTTTGAATATCAGACCGAGAAGTGGGGGAAAGAACATGCATTCCGGGTAACTTCTACTTCTAAAGAAGACGGAATTGTTGAAGTTGAAGCCCAGCTGGTAGATAGTAATGGTATCAGGTGTCTTGATTCCAGAGTTTTTGTTTCTTTCGATATTGCCGGTGACGGAGAACTGATACAGAATCAGGGCACGGCAATCGGTTCCCGCAAGGTACAGGCACGTAACGGGCGGGCACAAATCCAGGTTCGTACGCAAGGCGGTACTTCCTGTGTAGCTGTAAAAGCTGATAAAGTCCAAACATCATTTATAACGGTGCAGTAA